A region of Bradyrhizobium sp. SZCCHNS1050 DNA encodes the following proteins:
- a CDS encoding oligopeptide/dipeptide ABC transporter ATP-binding protein yields the protein MTDFVEVKNLRRVFDVSKPWLNRVIERQPQEFLKAVDGVSFGIRKGETFALVGESGSGKTTVARMVVGLLAPTSGEVIIDGVSMSEARQAQVRRKLRRRIQMVFQDPYASLNPRFRVDSIIAEPIRAFDIIEGERQIKDRVGELLTLVGLHPDDGQKFPHEFSGGQRQRIAIARALASEAEFIVCDEPTSALDVSVQAQILNLMRDLQDKFGLTYLFISHNLAVVRHMASRIGVMYLGRIVEIADGRTLFSDPRMPYTKMLLGAVPDLSMSGRQRIPVKGEIPNPINPPSGCTFNPRCPLAFDLCRQQSPELIGGVACHAVNQPASAAVPA from the coding sequence ATGACCGATTTCGTCGAGGTCAAGAACCTGCGCCGGGTCTTCGACGTCTCGAAACCCTGGCTCAACCGCGTGATCGAGCGTCAGCCGCAGGAGTTCCTGAAGGCGGTCGACGGCGTCAGCTTCGGCATCAGGAAGGGCGAGACCTTCGCGCTGGTCGGCGAATCCGGTTCTGGCAAGACCACGGTCGCGCGCATGGTGGTCGGGCTGCTGGCGCCGACGTCGGGCGAGGTCATCATCGACGGCGTGTCGATGAGCGAAGCGCGCCAGGCCCAGGTGCGGCGCAAGCTGCGCCGCCGCATCCAGATGGTGTTCCAGGATCCTTACGCGAGCCTCAATCCGCGCTTCCGCGTCGATAGCATCATCGCCGAGCCGATCCGCGCCTTTGACATCATCGAGGGTGAGCGCCAGATCAAGGACCGCGTCGGCGAGTTGCTGACGCTGGTCGGCCTGCATCCCGACGACGGCCAGAAATTCCCGCACGAATTCTCTGGCGGGCAGCGTCAGCGCATCGCCATCGCGCGCGCGCTCGCCTCCGAGGCCGAGTTCATCGTCTGCGACGAGCCGACCTCGGCGCTCGACGTCTCCGTGCAGGCGCAGATCCTCAATCTGATGCGCGATTTGCAGGACAAGTTCGGCCTGACCTATCTGTTCATCAGCCACAATCTCGCAGTCGTCCGCCACATGGCGAGCCGCATCGGCGTGATGTATCTCGGCCGCATCGTCGAGATCGCCGATGGCCGCACGCTGTTCAGCGACCCGCGCATGCCCTACACCAAGATGCTGCTCGGCGCAGTGCCGGACCTGTCGATGTCCGGCCGCCAGCGCATTCCGGTCAAAGGCGAGATCCCGAACCCGATCAATCCGCCCTCCGGCTGCACCTTCAACCCACGCTGTCCCCTTGCATTCGATCTCTGTCGGCAGCAGTCGCCCGAACTCATCGGCGGCGTGGCCTGCCATGCGGTGAACCAGCCGGCGAGCGCGGCCGTTCCTGCATGA
- a CDS encoding ABC transporter ATP-binding protein, whose product MTAPVLSVRNLQVEFATRRGTLRAIDGVSYDIAKGEVLGVVGESGAGKSVTGLAVIGLIDPPGRISGGEIQLSGLRIDNLPPEEMRKVRGKRIGMIFQDPLTSLNPLYRVGDQIIETIRTHTNLTEQQARKRAIDLLAEVGISAPEKRIDGYPHEFSGGMRQRVVIALALCAEPELIIADEPTTALDVSVQAQIISLIKRLGRDHGTAVMLVTHDMGVIAETCDRVAVMYAGRVAEIGPVQEVINNPLHPYAKGLMGAIPTLAGEEKRLVQIPGSMPRLSAIPPGCSFNPRCSFAFDRCRVDRPEPLRQGTQAVACHLYDRATETAA is encoded by the coding sequence ATGACCGCCCCCGTTCTGTCCGTGCGCAACCTGCAGGTCGAGTTCGCGACCCGGCGCGGCACCCTGCGCGCGATCGACGGCGTCTCCTACGACATCGCCAAGGGCGAGGTGCTCGGCGTCGTCGGCGAATCCGGTGCCGGCAAGTCCGTCACCGGCCTCGCCGTGATCGGCCTGATCGATCCTCCGGGCCGCATCTCCGGCGGCGAGATCCAGCTCTCCGGCCTGCGGATCGACAACCTGCCGCCGGAGGAGATGCGCAAGGTGCGCGGCAAGCGCATCGGCATGATCTTCCAGGATCCGCTGACCTCGCTCAATCCGCTGTATCGCGTCGGCGACCAGATCATCGAGACCATCAGGACCCACACCAACCTCACCGAGCAGCAGGCGCGCAAGCGAGCCATCGACCTGCTCGCCGAGGTCGGCATATCGGCGCCCGAGAAGCGCATCGACGGCTATCCGCACGAATTCTCCGGCGGCATGCGCCAGCGCGTCGTGATCGCGTTGGCGCTGTGCGCCGAGCCGGAACTGATCATCGCAGACGAGCCGACCACCGCGCTGGACGTCTCCGTGCAGGCGCAGATCATCTCGCTGATCAAGCGGCTCGGCCGCGACCACGGCACCGCCGTGATGCTGGTGACCCACGACATGGGCGTGATCGCCGAGACCTGCGACCGCGTCGCCGTGATGTATGCCGGCCGCGTCGCCGAGATCGGCCCGGTGCAGGAGGTGATCAACAACCCGCTGCACCCCTACGCCAAGGGGCTGATGGGCGCGATCCCGACGCTCGCGGGCGAGGAGAAGCGGCTGGTGCAGATCCCAGGCTCGATGCCACGACTGTCCGCGATCCCGCCCGGCTGCTCGTTCAATCCGCGCTGCAGCTTCGCCTTCGACCGCTGCCGCGTCGACCGGCCGGAGCCGCTACGCCAGGGCACGCAGGCCGTCGCCTGTCATCTGTACGATCGCGCGACGGAGACCGCGGCATGA
- a CDS encoding ABC transporter permease: MSDAALPHPTPVETPRAADGWLKRALASDLFYSFRRSKLTVAAAVITLLFFLLAIFAPLLSPQNPFDPAQLQLLNSRISPLWTADGQSPFLLGTDEQGRDVLSAILYGLRISLLVGILGVAFSGALGIGLGLIAGYFGGRVDTVIMRIADVQLTFPPILIALLVNGIAKSVSGNRLDWLSMLVVLVLAIGLSFWVQYARTVRSSVLVEKNKDYVAAAQLIGLPAPVIMLRHVLPNTTGPVLVIATINLALAIITEATLSFLGSGMPETMPSLGTLIRIGNNYLFAGEWWIVAFPGIALAGLILAINLLGDWLRDALNPKLR, from the coding sequence ATGAGCGACGCCGCCCTTCCCCACCCCACGCCCGTCGAGACGCCGCGCGCCGCCGACGGATGGCTGAAGCGTGCGCTTGCGAGCGACCTGTTCTACTCGTTCCGCCGCTCCAAGCTGACGGTCGCCGCGGCCGTGATCACGCTGCTGTTCTTCCTGCTGGCGATCTTCGCGCCGCTGCTGTCGCCGCAAAACCCGTTCGACCCGGCCCAATTGCAGCTGTTGAACTCGCGGATTTCGCCGCTGTGGACCGCCGACGGACAGAGCCCGTTCTTGCTCGGCACCGACGAGCAGGGCCGCGACGTGCTCTCGGCCATCCTCTATGGCCTGCGCATCTCGCTCCTGGTCGGCATTCTCGGCGTTGCCTTTTCCGGCGCGCTCGGCATCGGCCTCGGCCTGATCGCCGGCTATTTCGGCGGCCGGGTCGACACAGTGATCATGCGCATCGCCGACGTCCAGCTCACCTTTCCGCCGATCCTGATTGCGCTGCTGGTCAACGGCATCGCCAAGTCGGTGTCCGGCAACCGGCTGGACTGGCTCAGCATGCTGGTCGTGCTCGTGCTGGCGATCGGCCTCTCCTTCTGGGTGCAATATGCACGCACGGTGCGCAGCTCGGTCCTCGTCGAGAAGAACAAGGATTACGTCGCCGCAGCACAGCTGATCGGCCTGCCCGCGCCGGTCATCATGCTGCGCCACGTGCTGCCCAACACCACCGGTCCCGTGCTGGTGATCGCCACCATCAACCTTGCGCTGGCGATCATCACCGAGGCGACCTTGTCGTTCCTCGGCTCCGGCATGCCCGAAACGATGCCGTCGCTCGGGACCCTGATCCGGATCGGCAACAACTATCTGTTCGCCGGCGAATGGTGGATCGTTGCCTTCCCCGGCATCGCTTTGGCCGGACTGATCCTCGCCATCAACCTGCTCGGCGACTGGCTGCGCGACGCCCTGAACCCGAAACTGCGATGA
- a CDS encoding ABC transporter permease — MLAFALRRAIQAIGVMIAVGIIAFAMFRFAGDPVSQIVPIDASAAERASIRQSLGLDDPFIVQFGRYLFDAAQFKFGVSYQFRQPVSDLLKERMPATLELAVCATILALFCGILMGVFSALHRDSLLAKLFQMLSLIGISLPTFLIGILLIYLFSVTLGWLPSFGRGDTVRFGWWTSGLFTVSGWKALIMPSITLGLFQMTLIMRLVRAEMLEVLRTDYIRFARARGLTTRAIHFGHALRNTLVPVITVVGLQFGSVIAFSIITEQVFQWPGMGLLFVQAVQNVDIPIMAAYLMMVSLIFVTINLVVDILYTVVDPRLRATISRPA; from the coding sequence ATGCTCGCCTTCGCGCTTCGCCGAGCAATTCAGGCCATCGGCGTCATGATCGCCGTCGGAATCATCGCGTTCGCCATGTTCCGCTTCGCCGGAGACCCGGTGAGCCAGATCGTGCCGATCGACGCGTCGGCCGCGGAACGGGCCAGCATCCGCCAGTCGCTCGGGCTCGACGATCCCTTCATCGTGCAGTTCGGTCGCTATCTGTTCGACGCGGCGCAGTTCAAGTTCGGCGTCTCCTATCAGTTCCGGCAGCCGGTCTCCGATCTGCTCAAGGAGCGCATGCCCGCCACCCTGGAGCTCGCGGTCTGCGCGACGATCCTGGCGCTGTTCTGCGGCATCCTGATGGGCGTGTTCTCGGCGCTGCACCGCGACTCCCTGCTCGCCAAGCTGTTCCAGATGCTGTCGCTGATCGGCATCTCCCTGCCGACCTTCCTGATCGGCATCCTCCTGATCTACCTGTTCTCGGTCACGCTGGGCTGGCTGCCGTCGTTCGGCCGCGGCGACACCGTCAGGTTCGGCTGGTGGACATCGGGCCTGTTCACCGTCTCCGGCTGGAAGGCGCTCATCATGCCCTCGATCACGCTCGGCCTGTTCCAGATGACCTTGATCATGCGACTGGTTCGCGCCGAGATGCTCGAGGTGCTGCGCACCGACTACATCCGCTTCGCCCGCGCCCGTGGGCTGACCACGCGCGCGATTCATTTCGGCCATGCGCTGCGCAACACGCTGGTGCCGGTGATCACCGTGGTCGGCCTGCAGTTCGGCTCGGTGATCGCGTTCTCGATCATCACCGAGCAGGTGTTCCAATGGCCGGGCATGGGCCTGTTGTTCGTGCAGGCGGTGCAGAATGTCGACATCCCGATCATGGCGGCCTACCTGATGATGGTGTCGCTGATCTTCGTCACCATCAATCTCGTGGTTGATATCCTCTACACCGTGGTCGATCCGCGCCTGCGCGCGACCATCAGCCGTCCGGCCTGA
- a CDS encoding ABC transporter substrate-binding protein, whose protein sequence is MSGRKSLLIAAAVAFGLAVMPASAQTLRYANQGTLKSLDPYTFKESTTIAHHAHVYEGLTARDKDLKIIPALAESWETPEPTRWRFHLRKGVKFHNGEPFTADDVIFSADRVRATGSNFLSNVPPDAKFIKVDDYTVDVKLDAPNPILISQWDTWYIMSKKWCEDNNSVAPTPVSATTPSYAALHENGTGPFIIESHQPGVKTVFKVNPNWWGKPEHNLKEIVFTTIASDATRVAALLSGEVDVIEPVPVQDIGRVDSSPNAQVLKGPELRTIFLGMDETRDELLYSNVKGKNPFKDIRVREAFYKAIDVELIKTRVMRGLSTPSALMIAPQLYALSKDFTRPKYDPDAAKKLLTEAGYPDGFEVGMDCPNDRYVNDAAICQAVVGMLARIGVKVNLNAQPKAQYFAKVLKPGGYNTSFFLLGWTPSSMDAHNVMHDIMGCRDDAKDPTRGEANLGNYCNKEFDALTDKVLVETDTAKRNQLIKQAFEIGIKDYGYIPLHQQAVAWGVSKKVKIPLRADNAVLLFLATKTE, encoded by the coding sequence ATGTCGGGACGCAAATCCCTGCTCATCGCGGCAGCGGTCGCATTCGGCCTCGCCGTCATGCCAGCTTCGGCCCAGACCCTGCGCTATGCCAACCAGGGCACCCTGAAATCGCTCGATCCCTACACCTTCAAGGAATCGACCACGATTGCGCACCATGCTCACGTCTACGAGGGGCTGACCGCGCGCGACAAGGATCTGAAGATCATCCCCGCGCTGGCCGAGAGCTGGGAAACGCCCGAGCCGACCCGCTGGCGCTTCCATCTGCGCAAGGGCGTCAAGTTCCACAATGGCGAACCCTTCACGGCCGACGACGTGATCTTCTCCGCCGATCGCGTCCGCGCCACCGGTTCCAACTTCCTCTCCAACGTTCCGCCGGACGCAAAATTCATCAAGGTCGACGACTACACCGTCGACGTGAAGCTCGATGCCCCCAATCCCATCCTGATCTCGCAATGGGATACGTGGTACATCATGAGCAAGAAGTGGTGCGAGGACAACAACTCGGTCGCGCCGACGCCGGTGTCGGCAACCACGCCGAGCTACGCCGCGCTGCATGAGAACGGCACCGGCCCCTTCATCATCGAGAGCCATCAGCCCGGTGTGAAGACCGTGTTCAAGGTCAATCCGAACTGGTGGGGCAAGCCCGAGCACAATCTGAAGGAGATCGTGTTCACCACCATCGCCTCCGACGCCACGCGCGTCGCCGCGCTGCTGTCCGGCGAGGTCGACGTCATCGAGCCGGTCCCGGTGCAGGATATCGGCCGCGTCGATTCCAGCCCGAACGCCCAGGTCCTGAAGGGACCGGAGCTGCGCACGATCTTCCTTGGCATGGACGAGACGCGCGACGAGCTCTTGTACTCCAACGTCAAGGGCAAGAACCCGTTCAAGGATATCCGCGTCCGCGAGGCCTTCTACAAGGCGATCGACGTCGAGCTGATCAAGACCCGCGTCATGCGCGGCCTGTCGACCCCGTCGGCGCTGATGATCGCTCCGCAGCTCTATGCGCTGTCGAAGGACTTCACCCGGCCGAAATATGATCCGGACGCCGCCAAGAAGCTGCTGACCGAGGCCGGCTATCCCGACGGCTTCGAGGTCGGCATGGATTGCCCGAACGACCGCTACGTCAACGACGCCGCGATCTGCCAGGCCGTGGTCGGCATGCTCGCCCGCATCGGGGTCAAGGTGAACCTGAACGCCCAGCCCAAGGCGCAGTACTTCGCCAAGGTGCTGAAGCCCGGCGGCTACAACACCTCGTTCTTCCTGCTCGGTTGGACGCCCTCCTCGATGGACGCGCACAACGTGATGCACGACATCATGGGCTGCCGTGACGATGCCAAGGACCCGACCCGGGGCGAGGCCAATCTCGGCAATTACTGCAACAAGGAGTTCGACGCCCTGACCGACAAGGTCCTGGTCGAGACCGATACCGCCAAGCGCAATCAACTGATCAAGCAGGCCTTCGAGATCGGCATCAAGGATTACGGCTACATCCCGCTGCATCAGCAGGCGGTGGCCTGGGGCGTCTCGAAGAAGGTGAAGATTCCGCTGCGCGCCGACAACGCCGTGCTGCTGTTCCTCGCCACCAAGACCGAGTAG
- a CDS encoding DUF6489 family protein produces MKVNIEIDCTPLEARQFFGLPDVGPMQAAVMDRLQNQMTSNIDKLTPEAIMQSWFTFDPRLAERFQDLMLTMTGLGGSRSNDKKSA; encoded by the coding sequence ATGAAAGTCAATATCGAGATCGATTGCACACCGCTCGAAGCGCGGCAGTTTTTCGGACTTCCCGATGTCGGTCCGATGCAGGCTGCGGTCATGGACCGGCTGCAGAACCAGATGACGAGCAACATCGACAAGCTCACGCCCGAAGCCATCATGCAGAGCTGGTTCACGTTCGATCCCCGCTTGGCCGAACGGTTTCAGGACCTGATGCTGACCATGACAGGCCTCGGCGGCAGCCGCTCGAACGACAAGAAGTCGGCCTGA
- a CDS encoding alpha/beta hydrolase: MTDPSWMPALQFATTNGIRMGYYEAGPVSDRPPMILCHGWPELAFSWRHQIKALAEAGIRVIAPDQRGYGATDRPEPVEAYDLEHLTADLVGLLDHLKIDKAIFVGHDWGGFVVWQMPLRYPDRVAGVVGINTPHLPRAPADPIAIMRKRFGDMMYIVQFQDPAREPDRIFGSRVGETFDAFMRKPLPRSDTPPTEPPDGGIAASPSLNLAFPQMIAAYDAAKDTRQPILSEAEKQVFVDTFTRTGFTGGINWYRNMTRNWQRAEGLDQTVRVPSLMIMAENDAVLPPSAADGMEKLVPDLEKHLVRDSGHWTQQEQPAEVSAKLIEWRRRRFG, encoded by the coding sequence ATGACCGATCCGTCTTGGATGCCGGCGCTGCAGTTCGCGACGACCAACGGCATCCGCATGGGCTATTACGAGGCGGGCCCCGTCAGCGACCGGCCGCCGATGATCCTCTGCCACGGCTGGCCGGAGCTGGCCTTCTCCTGGCGGCATCAGATCAAGGCGCTGGCCGAGGCCGGCATCCGCGTCATCGCACCCGATCAGCGCGGCTATGGCGCGACCGACCGGCCGGAGCCGGTCGAGGCCTATGACCTCGAGCATCTCACCGCCGACCTCGTCGGCCTGCTCGATCATCTGAAGATCGACAAGGCGATCTTCGTCGGTCACGATTGGGGCGGCTTCGTCGTCTGGCAGATGCCGCTGCGATACCCCGACCGAGTCGCGGGCGTGGTCGGCATCAACACGCCGCATCTGCCGCGCGCGCCCGCCGATCCCATCGCCATCATGCGCAAGCGGTTCGGCGACATGATGTACATCGTGCAGTTCCAGGATCCCGCACGCGAGCCGGACCGCATCTTCGGCAGCCGTGTCGGGGAGACCTTCGATGCCTTCATGCGCAAGCCGCTGCCGCGCAGCGATACGCCGCCGACGGAGCCGCCGGACGGCGGGATCGCAGCCTCGCCATCGCTCAACCTGGCGTTCCCGCAGATGATCGCAGCCTATGACGCCGCCAAGGACACGCGGCAGCCGATCCTGTCGGAGGCGGAGAAGCAGGTGTTCGTCGACACCTTCACGCGCACCGGCTTCACCGGCGGCATCAATTGGTATCGCAACATGACGCGCAACTGGCAGCGCGCCGAAGGGCTCGATCAAACGGTGCGCGTGCCGTCGCTGATGATCATGGCGGAGAACGACGCCGTGCTGCCGCCCTCGGCCGCCGACGGCATGGAGAAGCTGGTGCCGGACCTGGAGAAACATCTCGTCCGCGACAGCGGCCATTGGACGCAGCAGGAGCAGCCCGCGGAGGTCAGCGCGAAGCTGATCGAATGGCGCCGGCGACGGTTCGGTTGA
- a CDS encoding alpha/beta hydrolase, protein MTATAHQPPQTVRANGIDICYEIFGDPAAPPLVLIMGLGGQMIIWYDEFCEQLASRGFRVIRFDNRDIGQSSKLHGGRRLTPFELIKLRFFNIPVSAPYKLLDMAKDTVGLMDALDIKSAHLVGASMGGMIAQEIAISFPHRVRSLTSIMSTTGNPRIPPPTREVAMLLMAPPPKTKDDYIKRFQKTWKALRVGSFPEDEVNDVALAERCFARGINPAGVGRQLRAILASGSRKPRLHLVTAPTLVIHGKVDPLVHPTAGKDTAESIPNAKLLMIDGMGHATPRPMWPQIIDAIAEHAHGANAQAA, encoded by the coding sequence GTGACTGCAACTGCTCATCAGCCGCCGCAGACTGTGCGCGCCAACGGTATCGACATCTGCTACGAGATCTTCGGCGACCCGGCGGCCCCTCCCCTCGTGCTGATCATGGGCCTCGGCGGCCAGATGATCATCTGGTACGACGAGTTCTGCGAACAGCTCGCAAGCCGCGGCTTCCGCGTGATCCGCTTCGACAACCGCGACATCGGCCAATCGAGCAAGCTGCATGGCGGCCGCCGGCTGACCCCGTTCGAGCTGATCAAGCTGCGCTTCTTCAACATTCCCGTCTCCGCGCCCTACAAGCTGCTCGACATGGCCAAGGACACGGTCGGCCTGATGGACGCGCTCGACATCAAGTCGGCGCATCTGGTCGGCGCGTCGATGGGCGGCATGATCGCGCAGGAGATCGCGATCTCCTTTCCGCATCGCGTGCGCTCGCTGACGTCGATCATGTCGACGACCGGCAATCCGCGCATCCCGCCGCCGACGCGCGAGGTCGCGATGCTGCTGATGGCGCCGCCGCCGAAGACCAAGGACGACTACATCAAGCGCTTCCAGAAGACCTGGAAGGCGCTGCGCGTCGGCTCATTTCCCGAGGACGAGGTAAATGACGTGGCACTCGCCGAACGCTGCTTCGCGCGCGGCATCAATCCCGCCGGCGTCGGACGTCAGTTGCGCGCGATCCTGGCCTCCGGCAGCCGCAAGCCGCGGCTGCATCTGGTGACGGCGCCGACACTCGTGATCCACGGCAAGGTCGACCCGCTGGTCCATCCCACCGCCGGCAAGGACACGGCGGAGTCGATTCCGAATGCCAAGCTCCTGATGATCGACGGCATGGGTCACGCTACTCCGCGGCCGATGTGGCCGCAGATCATCGACGCAATCGCCGAGCACGCGCACGGCGCTAATGCGCAGGCGGCTTAG
- a CDS encoding phasin, whose product MTTETNTVFDTVKDAFAPVTDAFKNLQTMEVPESAREFVKKTASTAKERAAEALAGSEKVTSAIETAVFDGVTEAGKISRNIQQALYQDTEAFFDGIDRLASAKSISEAVQIQGELARARGEALVARAKSTSEYVGKLVTEGAKLAQENMAKAYNKTA is encoded by the coding sequence ATGACCACCGAGACCAACACCGTGTTCGACACCGTCAAAGACGCCTTTGCGCCGGTGACCGACGCGTTCAAGAACCTGCAGACGATGGAAGTGCCGGAGTCCGCGCGGGAGTTCGTCAAGAAGACCGCGTCGACCGCCAAGGAGCGCGCTGCGGAGGCCCTCGCTGGCTCCGAGAAGGTGACGTCGGCGATCGAGACCGCCGTGTTCGACGGCGTGACCGAGGCCGGCAAGATCAGCCGGAACATTCAGCAGGCGCTGTATCAGGACACCGAGGCCTTCTTCGACGGCATCGACCGGCTGGCGTCCGCCAAGTCGATCAGCGAAGCCGTTCAGATCCAGGGTGAGCTGGCCCGTGCCCGCGGTGAGGCGCTCGTCGCCCGCGCCAAGTCGACCAGCGAGTATGTCGGCAAGCTCGTCACCGAAGGTGCCAAGCTCGCGCAGGAGAACATGGCCAAGGCCTACAACAAGACCGCCTGA
- the paaX gene encoding phenylacetic acid degradation operon negative regulatory protein PaaX, with protein MAQPLSRIVNQLKSEPSRTGSLIITVFGDAIVPRGGSVWLGSLLAFFEGLAIDGSVVRTAMSRLTAEGWFERSRIGRNSFYRLTRRGEQTFAGATRHIYDSPPAEWNGSFELLLIGSAEDREQARTALRDAGFGSPLPGVFVAPSSIAVPDAVEGAIRLQASAGSDMARRLVAESWALERTAEAYRKFSASFAPLKDSIARGEVLSDGQAFTARILLIHHYRRIVLRDPLLPAELLPGNWPGRQARALCGEIYRLLLPGSERWLDAHATNEEGPLPAAGAALLRRFAVENAVR; from the coding sequence ATGGCGCAGCCTCTGTCCCGCATCGTCAATCAACTGAAGAGCGAGCCGTCGCGCACGGGCTCGCTGATCATCACCGTGTTCGGCGACGCCATCGTGCCGCGGGGCGGCAGCGTCTGGCTCGGCAGCTTGCTCGCCTTCTTCGAAGGGCTCGCCATCGACGGCAGCGTGGTGCGCACGGCGATGTCGCGGCTGACGGCGGAAGGCTGGTTCGAGCGCAGCAGAATAGGACGCAACAGCTTCTATCGCCTGACCCGGCGCGGCGAACAGACCTTCGCCGGCGCCACCCGCCACATCTACGATTCGCCGCCGGCGGAATGGAACGGCAGCTTCGAACTGCTGCTCATCGGCAGCGCCGAGGATCGCGAGCAGGCGAGGACTGCGCTGCGCGATGCGGGCTTCGGCAGCCCGCTGCCCGGTGTGTTCGTGGCCCCCTCGAGCATCGCCGTCCCTGACGCAGTGGAGGGGGCCATCCGCCTGCAAGCGTCCGCCGGCTCCGACATGGCGCGACGGCTGGTCGCCGAGAGCTGGGCGCTGGAGCGGACGGCGGAGGCGTACCGCAAGTTCAGCGCCTCCTTTGCGCCGCTCAAGGACAGCATCGCGCGCGGCGAGGTGTTGTCCGACGGGCAGGCCTTCACCGCCCGGATCCTGCTGATCCACCACTATCGGCGCATCGTGCTGCGCGATCCGCTGCTGCCGGCCGAGCTGCTGCCGGGGAATTGGCCTGGACGGCAGGCCCGGGCGCTGTGCGGCGAGATTTATCGGTTGCTGCTGCCGGGTTCCGAGCGCTGGCTCGACGCGCATGCAACAAATGAGGAGGGGCCTCTGCCGGCGGCCGGAGCGGCGCTGCTGCGGCGTTTCGCCGTTGAGAATGCGGTCCGTTGA
- the paaA gene encoding 1,2-phenylacetyl-CoA epoxidase subunit PaaA: protein MYTQALNSPEEGSFAEDAGRASRFQARIDAEERIEPNDWMPAAYRKTLVRQISQHAHSEIVGMLPEGNWITRAPSLRRKAALLAKVQDECGHGLYLYAAAETLGASREELVDAMLAGKAKYSSIFNYPTLTWADIGVIGWLVDGAAIMNQIPLCRCSYGPYARAMIRVCKEESFHQRQGYEIMLTLCRGTPEQKAMAQDALNRWWWPVLMMFGPPDQASQHSDTSTKWKIKRFSNDELRQKFIDATVPQAQYLGLTIPDPEMTQDEQGHWVHGPIDWNEFKQVLAGNGPCNRDRMAARRKAHAEGAWVREAATAYAEKRARRRMAQAAE from the coding sequence ATGTACACGCAGGCGCTCAATTCGCCCGAGGAGGGCAGCTTCGCCGAGGACGCTGGACGCGCCTCGCGCTTTCAGGCGCGCATCGATGCCGAAGAGCGCATCGAGCCGAACGATTGGATGCCGGCGGCCTATCGCAAGACGCTGGTCCGGCAGATCTCGCAACACGCCCATTCCGAAATCGTCGGCATGCTGCCCGAGGGCAACTGGATCACGCGCGCGCCGAGCCTGCGCCGCAAGGCAGCGTTGCTCGCCAAGGTCCAGGACGAGTGCGGCCACGGGCTGTATCTCTACGCCGCCGCCGAGACGCTCGGCGCCTCGCGCGAGGAGCTGGTCGATGCGATGCTCGCCGGCAAGGCCAAGTACTCCTCGATCTTCAACTACCCGACCCTGACCTGGGCAGACATCGGTGTGATCGGCTGGCTGGTCGACGGCGCCGCGATCATGAACCAGATTCCGTTGTGCCGCTGTTCCTATGGTCCCTATGCGCGTGCGATGATCCGCGTCTGCAAGGAGGAATCGTTCCATCAGCGGCAGGGCTACGAGATCATGCTCACGCTCTGCCGCGGCACGCCCGAGCAGAAGGCGATGGCGCAGGACGCGCTGAACCGCTGGTGGTGGCCGGTGCTGATGATGTTCGGCCCGCCCGACCAGGCCAGCCAGCACAGCGACACCTCGACCAAGTGGAAGATCAAGCGCTTCTCGAACGACGAGCTGCGCCAGAAGTTCATCGATGCCACCGTGCCGCAGGCGCAGTATCTCGGGCTCACCATTCCCGATCCCGAGATGACGCAGGACGAGCAGGGCCATTGGGTGCACGGCCCGATCGACTGGAACGAGTTCAAGCAGGTGCTGGCCGGCAACGGCCCGTGCAACCGCGATCGCATGGCCGCGCGCCGCAAGGCGCATGCCGAGGGCGCCTGGGTGCGCGAGGCCGCGACCGCCTACGCCGAGAAGCGCGCGCGGCGCCGGATGGCGCAGGCTGCCGAATAG
- the paaB gene encoding 1,2-phenylacetyl-CoA epoxidase subunit PaaB produces the protein MATPNTPLWEVFIRSRNGLAHKHCGSLHAPDATMALQAARDLYTRRGEGLSIWVVPSSAITASDPADKGMMFEPAESKIYRHPTFYDVPEEVGHM, from the coding sequence ATGGCGACGCCGAACACGCCGTTGTGGGAAGTCTTCATCCGCAGCCGCAACGGGCTTGCGCACAAGCATTGCGGCTCGCTGCACGCGCCGGATGCGACCATGGCACTGCAGGCGGCGCGCGATCTCTACACCCGCCGCGGCGAGGGCCTGTCGATCTGGGTGGTGCCGTCGAGCGCGATCACCGCGTCCGATCCTGCCGACAAGGGCATGATGTTCGAGCCGGCGGAGTCGAAGATCTATCGGCATCCGACGTTCTACGATGTGCCCGAGGAAGTCGGGCATATGTGA